One genomic region from Sphingobacterium sp. UGAL515B_05 encodes:
- a CDS encoding ATP-binding cassette domain-containing protein: MLESENLSNELLYIDSLSFSRGGRSILSGLYLTCAQQEVVGILGRNGSWKSTLMNVIFGRIKADFAFMRCKGVKFEKGYQTGEITYLPQEGFLPRNLLLSEALQFFQIDDVNLLELPLVQENLNRRLSSLSLGMIRLFETLLIVYTKASIALLDEPFVGLSPIYIELIKEQIQLVKHRKGILISDHYFRQVMEISDRIYLLKDSHLTQVLNEDDLLLGGYLN, translated from the coding sequence ATGTTGGAGTCTGAAAATTTATCTAACGAGCTGCTATACATAGATAGTTTATCGTTTAGTCGTGGTGGCAGGAGCATTCTTTCGGGGCTTTATTTGACATGTGCGCAGCAAGAAGTAGTCGGGATTTTGGGCAGAAATGGTAGTTGGAAATCTACCCTGATGAACGTTATATTTGGACGTATTAAAGCGGATTTTGCTTTCATGCGTTGCAAAGGTGTTAAATTTGAAAAAGGCTACCAGACAGGAGAGATTACCTATCTCCCTCAGGAAGGTTTTTTGCCTAGAAATTTGCTGCTTTCTGAAGCCCTTCAATTTTTTCAAATCGATGATGTTAATTTACTGGAGCTTCCATTGGTTCAAGAGAATTTGAATAGGCGATTGAGTAGCCTATCATTGGGAATGATTCGTTTGTTTGAAACGCTATTGATCGTTTATACCAAAGCATCCATCGCTTTACTTGATGAACCCTTTGTCGGTCTTAGTCCTATTTATATTGAGCTTATTAAAGAACAGATTCAGTTAGTAAAACATCGAAAAGGAATATTGATATCAGATCATTATTTTAGGCAGGTAATGGAAATCAGTGACCGCATATACCTCTTGAAAGATTCACACTTGACCCAGGTCCTGAATGAAGACGACCTCTTATTGGGAGGTTATTTAAATTAA
- a CDS encoding YceI family protein has product MKKQLISGLALMLLLASCQNTNGDKATTTTAQEVTEQKGQTYTVEADKSSLKWTGYHKGGLNPRYGVLKSEGTLSAENNTVTGGTFTIDVNSILTDTASVDPATSGGKKSSDLDAHLKSADFFDVAKYPTAKFEITKVGPFDAAQGKSVVADATNTVSGNLTIKDKTVNVTFPAKITFNGDEVTFYSKFTIQRQDWGLTYGTEGNPQDWMIAQNVDIELNVTAKNAK; this is encoded by the coding sequence ATGAAAAAGCAATTAATCTCGGGTTTAGCCCTTATGCTATTGTTAGCTTCTTGTCAGAACACAAATGGCGACAAAGCAACAACAACAACTGCTCAGGAAGTAACTGAACAAAAAGGACAGACTTACACTGTTGAAGCAGATAAAAGCTCATTAAAATGGACTGGTTACCATAAAGGCGGTTTAAACCCAAGATATGGTGTTTTGAAAAGCGAAGGAACACTTTCAGCTGAAAATAATACAGTTACTGGTGGTACTTTCACCATTGATGTCAATTCTATTCTGACAGATACAGCTTCTGTAGATCCTGCAACATCCGGTGGCAAAAAATCATCAGATTTGGATGCACATTTAAAAAGTGCTGATTTCTTTGACGTAGCAAAATATCCAACTGCAAAATTCGAAATCACCAAAGTTGGTCCATTCGATGCTGCGCAAGGAAAAAGTGTTGTTGCTGATGCGACAAATACGGTCAGCGGTAACTTAACCATCAAAGATAAAACGGTGAATGTAACTTTCCCTGCAAAAATTACGTTCAATGGTGACGAAGTAACATTCTACTCTAAATTTACAATCCAAAGACAAGATTGGGGTCTTACTTACGGTACAGAAGGTAATCCACAAGATTGGATGATTGCACAAAACGTTGACATTGAACTTAATGTCACTGCAAAAAATGCGAAATAG
- a CDS encoding winged helix-turn-helix transcriptional regulator, with product MKKEATLTSSGACKTRVLAINDTMEILAGKWKFHIIGTLLLVEKLRFMELLREVEGIGAKMLSKELQDLEMNQLIRRTVLNTKPLTVEYELTECGKTLGPIIDEITKWGITYRSKLYTKNEEVEATS from the coding sequence ATGAAAAAGGAAGCAACTTTAACGTCGTCGGGTGCATGTAAAACACGTGTGTTGGCCATTAACGATACCATGGAGATTTTAGCCGGAAAATGGAAATTTCATATTATAGGTACCTTATTGTTGGTCGAGAAATTACGTTTTATGGAACTGCTGCGCGAAGTTGAAGGGATAGGTGCGAAGATGTTGTCTAAAGAACTGCAGGATTTAGAAATGAACCAGCTGATCAGAAGAACAGTATTAAATACCAAACCCCTGACGGTAGAGTATGAATTGACCGAGTGCGGAAAAACGTTGGGTCCAATCATCGATGAGATTACTAAATGGGGTATAACCTATCGGAGTAAACTTTATACCAAGAATGAGGAAGTGGAAGCTACAAGCTAA
- the acpA gene encoding acid phosphatase: MRLQHLFYLSLGVLSISSCGLTKNARHQEIPFDEGIKKINHVVVIYMENHSFDNLYGEFKGANGIANVKKGDFLQVDEHGKAYQYLPEIPRNNSFPTNLPNQFFNIDQYVPSDKATPDVTHRFYHNQLQINGGKMDKFALYNDSKGLAMGYYNTEKLPLYPFAKAYTLCDNFFQSVFGGSYLNHIYLISAAIPVWPDAPSSMVAKLDANGKMIKDGVVTPDGYAINHVLSRNKPYPAKSDTSKLLPSQTMPTIGDRLTAKNVSWAWYSEGWDDAVAERKNNFAYNHEPFLYFANYEDGKEGRKHMKDQNDFIKAAKEGTLPSVSFVKPGGGNDEHPGSSAVYSSEQLAVNLINAVLEGPNAKDALVILTYDEFGGFFDHVNPPVVDRWGPGSRIPAIVIGPFAKRGVVDHTPYETVSILSFIEKRWGIEPLAERDRKANPFRNALVFK; encoded by the coding sequence ATGCGGTTACAACACTTATTTTATTTGTCTCTTGGAGTTTTGAGTATCAGCAGTTGCGGACTTACCAAAAACGCCCGACACCAAGAGATTCCCTTCGATGAAGGGATCAAAAAAATTAACCATGTGGTTGTTATTTATATGGAAAACCATAGTTTTGACAATCTGTATGGCGAATTCAAAGGAGCCAATGGCATAGCGAATGTCAAGAAGGGGGATTTTTTACAGGTAGACGAGCACGGTAAAGCCTACCAATACCTCCCCGAAATTCCACGTAATAATTCCTTTCCAACCAATCTACCCAACCAATTTTTTAATATAGACCAATATGTACCTTCGGATAAGGCGACGCCCGATGTTACACACCGTTTTTATCATAATCAATTGCAGATCAATGGAGGGAAAATGGATAAATTTGCCCTCTATAATGATTCCAAAGGTTTAGCAATGGGCTATTACAATACAGAGAAGCTACCTTTGTATCCGTTTGCCAAAGCGTATACATTGTGTGATAATTTCTTTCAAAGTGTATTTGGCGGATCCTATTTAAATCATATTTATTTGATTTCCGCAGCTATTCCTGTTTGGCCTGATGCACCAAGCTCAATGGTTGCTAAACTCGATGCAAATGGCAAGATGATTAAGGATGGTGTAGTTACGCCAGACGGTTATGCAATCAATCACGTGCTTTCTCGCAACAAACCTTATCCCGCGAAATCGGATACTTCCAAATTATTACCTTCTCAGACTATGCCGACCATTGGCGATCGCCTAACAGCGAAAAATGTAAGTTGGGCTTGGTATTCAGAAGGCTGGGATGACGCTGTTGCCGAACGTAAAAATAATTTTGCCTACAATCATGAGCCCTTTTTATACTTCGCGAATTATGAGGATGGTAAGGAAGGGCGAAAACACATGAAGGATCAAAACGATTTTATTAAGGCCGCAAAAGAAGGGACGCTTCCAAGTGTGTCTTTTGTTAAACCGGGTGGGGGCAATGATGAGCATCCCGGAAGTTCGGCGGTCTATTCCTCCGAACAACTTGCGGTTAACTTAATCAATGCTGTATTGGAGGGACCGAATGCAAAAGACGCGTTGGTGATTTTGACCTACGATGAATTTGGTGGCTTTTTTGATCACGTTAACCCACCCGTCGTTGACCGTTGGGGACCTGGTAGCCGTATCCCGGCAATTGTCATTGGACCATTTGCTAAACGTGGTGTAGTGGATCATACGCCATATGAAACAGTGAGCATCCTTTCATTTATAGAAAAACGCTGGGGAATAGAGCCTCTTGCTGAAAGGGATAGAAAAGCAAATCCCTTTAGAAATGCGCTCGTTTTCAAATAA
- a CDS encoding cytochrome-c peroxidase: MCKKVVVFIVLVAIVFTLGFTTGQPVYTKQKVGNAREHLIQKEVLGQMLSFKTYIKDTLNAEVRKGTVDTLGLRRAFLKTRLLFKKFEWASEYFTADLSRRLNGPPVEEVENADLLDPSLARGVEPIGLQVIEELIYPTYANNNRQKLIREIEHLITNTDYLISYFEDHQLEDWRILDATKLEVFRIISLGITGFDNALSRNSMIESSIALGSLQQILLQYAGRKETLPLMLTGAIKYLQQHAEFESFDRAQFITQFANNISTEIAQLQRNLPGPKIRYNRMLRQDVNTMFDLNAFNVDAFSPGPKFHFSNEKAVLGEKLFYDVALSGTHTRSCASCHHPDRAFTDGLNLQVDIHGSGRLLKRNTPTLLNAALQSNYFYDMRSLTLEDQIHEVIGNKQEMDGSVTDIVQYVSSDKIYRSLFNKAFNTADGPISAEQVSNALASYIRGLTKINSRFDDYMRGDKNALSKPEVDGFNLFMGKGKCATCHFLPLFNGVTPPKFIQSEVEVLGVPKSLKDSVLDSDLGYYDIIGVDSYKYAFKIPSVRNVKKTAPYMHNGIYQSLDEVMEFYNNGGGAGLGIKLPNQTLSDRNLHLTEKEKKDIIAFMESLESQ; this comes from the coding sequence ATGTGTAAAAAGGTTGTCGTGTTTATTGTATTGGTTGCAATAGTATTTACCCTCGGATTTACTACAGGGCAGCCTGTTTATACAAAACAAAAAGTGGGCAATGCCCGTGAGCATCTGATTCAGAAAGAAGTACTGGGTCAGATGCTTTCTTTTAAGACTTATATTAAGGATACACTGAATGCCGAAGTACGGAAAGGTACAGTGGATACACTTGGGCTGAGAAGAGCTTTTTTGAAGACAAGGCTTCTTTTTAAAAAGTTTGAATGGGCGTCCGAATATTTTACTGCAGATCTATCCAGAAGATTAAATGGTCCTCCGGTGGAGGAAGTTGAAAATGCAGATTTGTTGGATCCCTCTTTGGCCAGGGGAGTGGAGCCTATTGGATTGCAGGTGATTGAAGAGCTTATCTATCCCACTTACGCTAATAACAATAGGCAAAAGCTAATTCGTGAAATCGAACATTTGATAACCAATACGGATTATTTGATTTCCTATTTTGAAGATCATCAATTGGAAGACTGGCGTATTTTGGATGCAACAAAATTGGAGGTGTTTCGGATTATTTCCTTAGGAATTACCGGATTTGATAATGCACTTTCTCGAAATAGTATGATCGAGTCCTCCATTGCATTAGGCAGTCTACAGCAAATTCTTTTGCAATATGCAGGTAGAAAAGAAACACTACCTTTAATGCTTACAGGGGCGATCAAATATTTGCAACAACATGCGGAATTTGAATCGTTCGATAGGGCGCAATTCATTACCCAATTTGCCAACAATATCAGCACGGAGATAGCACAGTTGCAACGTAATCTTCCAGGCCCTAAAATCAGATACAATCGGATGCTTCGGCAAGACGTCAATACGATGTTTGACCTGAATGCATTTAATGTAGATGCCTTTAGCCCAGGGCCGAAATTCCATTTCAGCAATGAAAAGGCTGTATTGGGCGAGAAATTGTTTTATGATGTTGCTTTGTCGGGGACACATACGAGAAGTTGCGCTTCATGCCATCATCCTGATCGCGCATTTACTGATGGGTTAAACTTGCAAGTGGACATTCATGGTTCGGGACGTTTGCTCAAACGCAATACGCCTACATTGCTCAATGCGGCCTTACAGTCCAACTATTTCTATGATATGCGTTCGTTGACGCTGGAAGATCAGATACACGAAGTCATTGGTAATAAGCAGGAAATGGACGGCTCGGTAACTGATATCGTTCAATACGTTTCTTCGGATAAAATCTATCGATCATTATTTAATAAAGCGTTCAATACAGCGGATGGACCGATCTCAGCTGAGCAGGTAAGCAATGCACTTGCTTCTTATATTCGTGGCCTGACCAAAATCAATAGCCGTTTTGATGATTATATGCGTGGGGATAAGAACGCATTATCCAAACCGGAAGTGGATGGGTTTAATTTATTTATGGGCAAGGGAAAATGTGCGACCTGTCATTTCCTGCCTTTATTCAACGGTGTTACACCGCCTAAATTTATTCAGAGCGAAGTCGAAGTCCTGGGCGTACCAAAATCCCTGAAAGATTCTGTGCTGGATTCCGATTTAGGGTACTATGATATCATTGGTGTTGATTCGTATAAATATGCCTTTAAGATACCTTCTGTCCGGAATGTAAAGAAAACTGCTCCCTATATGCACAATGGGATCTATCAGTCCTTGGATGAGGTCATGGAATTTTATAATAATGGGGGTGGGGCAGGATTGGGGATCAAATTACCCAATCAGACATTGTCAGATAGAAATTTGCATCTGACCGAAAAGGAAAAGAAAGACATCATTGCATTTATGGAAAGTCTCGAAAGCCAATAA
- a CDS encoding GNAT family N-acetyltransferase translates to MSESVLAFQSGSFHIRQLTESESPLYKAMRIESIQTEPTLFRQSTPPEIELSDRDWAERIRYPRIVFGLFEDEKMIGITSMLLLNKEEAYFGQSFIQPQYRKLGLSSLLYKIRMVWAIENQLRKLTISHREINMISKAAIRKAGFHYSHKELVQWLDGTSGYSMYYSLLL, encoded by the coding sequence ATGTCAGAGTCCGTTTTAGCATTTCAATCAGGTTCATTCCATATCCGTCAGCTGACAGAGAGCGAATCCCCACTTTATAAAGCGATGCGTATCGAGTCAATTCAAACCGAACCTACACTTTTTCGACAGAGCACTCCTCCTGAAATAGAACTATCTGATAGGGATTGGGCAGAACGCATAAGATACCCACGTATTGTTTTTGGTCTTTTCGAAGATGAAAAAATGATTGGGATAACCAGTATGCTGTTGCTGAATAAAGAAGAAGCCTACTTTGGTCAGTCTTTCATACAGCCACAGTATAGAAAATTAGGTCTATCGAGTCTTTTGTATAAAATAAGAATGGTGTGGGCCATCGAGAATCAATTAAGAAAACTGACGATAAGCCATCGTGAAATAAATATGATTTCAAAAGCCGCTATCCGAAAAGCCGGTTTTCACTATAGCCATAAAGAACTTGTACAATGGCTCGACGGAACAAGTGGTTACTCTATGTATTATAGTCTACTCCTATAA
- a CDS encoding response regulator: MPNKTILMLDDDKHVLEICTIILETNGYNMAVSETSHDIIEKVEEVRPDLILMDNWIPKIGGVEATRLLKKHPLYRDIPVIYLSANTDIETLAQQAGADSYLAKPFDLEDLENRIAELL, encoded by the coding sequence ATGCCAAATAAAACAATACTGATGTTGGACGATGATAAACATGTCCTTGAAATATGCACAATAATCCTTGAAACAAACGGCTATAATATGGCCGTTTCAGAAACCTCTCACGATATCATCGAAAAGGTTGAAGAGGTACGTCCAGATTTAATCTTGATGGACAATTGGATTCCAAAAATAGGTGGTGTAGAAGCCACTCGTCTGCTCAAAAAACATCCTTTATATCGAGACATCCCTGTTATCTACCTCTCCGCAAATACCGATATTGAAACACTAGCCCAACAAGCTGGAGCAGACAGCTATCTCGCCAAGCCTTTTGATCTAGAAGATTTAGAAAATAGAATAGCTGAACTACTGTAG
- a CDS encoding NIPSNAP family protein, with protein sequence MKKNAFNLYRPFILVLLLVAVGSYVAAFEKVNQDYFQLKVYHYETDEQEKVIDQYLESAYLPALHKLGFKEIGVFKPLENAVGQDRLVYVFISAADLSLLVNLDQRLAKDQKYLEAGKIYIGASYSNPPFKRLETIWMKAFEGMPKSALPKLSAEKNKRIYELRSYEAATEQLSTNKIDMFNNGEIDIFNKLNFNAVFYGQVIAGSTMPNLMYLTAFENMEDRNIHWKDFGPLYKPMQDLPQYQNNVSKSIKVLLFPTAYSDI encoded by the coding sequence ATGAAAAAGAATGCCTTTAACCTATATAGACCTTTCATCTTAGTTTTATTGCTTGTTGCTGTGGGAAGCTATGTAGCTGCGTTTGAGAAAGTAAATCAGGACTATTTTCAGTTGAAAGTGTATCATTATGAAACTGATGAACAGGAGAAAGTTATTGACCAGTATCTTGAGTCGGCTTATTTACCGGCATTGCATAAATTGGGATTTAAAGAAATCGGCGTATTTAAACCCTTAGAAAATGCAGTTGGCCAAGATAGATTGGTTTACGTGTTCATCAGTGCCGCTGATCTCAGTTTGCTGGTTAATTTGGATCAGCGGCTGGCCAAAGATCAAAAATACCTGGAGGCTGGAAAGATTTATATTGGGGCAAGTTATAGTAATCCTCCTTTCAAAAGGTTGGAGACAATATGGATGAAAGCATTTGAAGGAATGCCCAAATCAGCGCTTCCTAAATTATCTGCTGAAAAAAATAAACGCATTTATGAACTACGCAGTTATGAGGCCGCAACTGAGCAACTGTCTACGAATAAGATAGACATGTTCAACAACGGTGAAATCGATATTTTTAATAAGTTAAATTTTAATGCTGTTTTCTATGGACAAGTAATTGCCGGTAGTACGATGCCCAACCTGATGTATTTAACGGCTTTCGAAAATATGGAAGACAGGAATATACATTGGAAAGATTTTGGACCTTTATACAAACCAATGCAGGATTTACCGCAATACCAGAATAACGTATCTAAAAGTATAAAGGTGCTACTGTTTCCTACGGCATATTCCGATATTTAG
- a CDS encoding helix-turn-helix transcriptional regulator: protein MQQKSNTIPLNSFPNDFNLGILIKKNAVKNLELAQISQAHRDDFYLFFILEEGNGIFEIDFQQHQLGSSSVMIIQPYQVHRGIAMDYSVFSVLMISVENLNSDYINALKDIDTIAPINIDQETCTILSKTVDICLKLNERKHEKLYPTFMKDSCNTIAALIISQYLVQSKKIDAQSRAEHITKQFNALLDKDFITNKQPKIYAEKLKISTAYLNECIKKATGKPVTYHIQQRIVLEAKRLLYHSSKSVKEISAALGYDDYPYFSRLFSKVTGMTALTFRNKNLE, encoded by the coding sequence ATGCAGCAAAAAAGTAACACTATACCGCTAAATTCATTTCCGAATGATTTTAATTTAGGAATACTGATAAAAAAGAATGCTGTTAAAAATTTAGAACTAGCCCAAATAAGTCAGGCACATCGCGATGATTTCTACCTGTTTTTTATACTCGAGGAGGGAAATGGAATCTTCGAAATAGATTTTCAGCAACACCAACTGGGTTCCTCTTCTGTCATGATCATTCAGCCCTATCAAGTGCATCGTGGCATCGCAATGGATTACAGTGTGTTTAGTGTCCTAATGATCAGTGTAGAAAACCTGAATTCGGATTACATCAATGCATTGAAAGATATTGATACGATTGCTCCAATCAACATTGACCAAGAAACATGCACTATCTTATCGAAAACGGTAGATATCTGTTTAAAGCTCAACGAAAGAAAACACGAAAAACTGTATCCTACGTTCATGAAAGACAGCTGCAATACGATCGCAGCTCTAATTATTTCGCAGTATTTAGTACAATCAAAAAAAATTGACGCACAGTCCAGAGCAGAGCATATTACAAAACAGTTCAATGCGTTATTGGATAAAGATTTTATCACAAACAAACAGCCAAAAATATATGCCGAAAAATTAAAAATATCAACGGCTTATCTCAATGAATGCATAAAAAAAGCAACTGGAAAGCCCGTCACATATCATATTCAACAACGTATCGTATTGGAAGCAAAACGGCTGCTATACCATTCAAGTAAATCCGTCAAGGAGATTTCTGCCGCACTTGGCTACGATGATTATCCTTATTTTTCACGCTTATTTTCAAAAGTAACAGGCATGACTGCCCTTACATTTCGAAACAAAAACCTCGAATAG
- a CDS encoding ArnT family glycosyltransferase has translation MALKHRFILIGLILLKFIIQYQLISPIYELQRDEFLHLDQANHLAWGYLSVPPLTSWTSYLIKIMGNSEFWIKFFPALYGALTILVVWKTIEALKGNLFALIFGSCSIMFSVLFRLNGLYQPNSLDVLCWTSIYYLIIRYLNNQQSKWLFYIAIVFAIGFLNKYNIMFLILGLVPALALMPERKVFTERKLYGSLLIAILIILPNLIWQYQNNFPVFSHFKELQATQLVHVNRWSFVRSQFLFFFGTFPVIIFGLYALLKYPPFKPYRLFFWSFFITIGIFLFLRAKDYYAIGIYPIYFAFGAVYIASLLENKTGKILKPIFIVLTGILFLPIYNIAFPNRNPSYFVEHPGKYRKYGMLTWEDGEEHPLPQDFADMLGWKELAHKVDSVYRQIPQPQNTLVLCDNYGQAGAINYYSKLGIRAVSFNADYINWFDLSKKYRNLIRVKNRWERETELKTTSPFFTQSMVADSITNSYAREHGTMIFSFINAKININERVSNEVESEKKEKNLPL, from the coding sequence ATGGCACTTAAACATCGATTTATCCTAATTGGTCTCATCCTGTTAAAATTCATCATTCAATATCAGCTGATTAGTCCGATTTACGAATTGCAGCGTGACGAATTTCTACATCTCGATCAGGCGAATCATCTGGCTTGGGGCTATCTCTCTGTTCCGCCCCTCACCTCTTGGACCTCCTATCTGATCAAAATAATGGGAAATTCCGAATTCTGGATCAAATTTTTCCCCGCATTGTACGGAGCTCTGACGATTTTAGTGGTCTGGAAAACAATAGAAGCGCTGAAAGGAAACCTCTTTGCACTTATATTTGGCAGTTGCAGTATTATGTTTTCCGTTCTCTTTCGTCTGAATGGGTTATATCAGCCAAATTCTCTGGATGTATTGTGCTGGACTTCCATATACTATCTCATCATACGATATTTGAACAACCAACAATCGAAATGGCTGTTTTATATTGCCATTGTATTTGCTATTGGCTTTTTGAATAAATATAATATCATGTTTCTGATCTTGGGTTTAGTTCCTGCGCTTGCACTCATGCCCGAACGGAAGGTATTTACGGAACGAAAATTATATGGTAGTTTACTCATCGCCATACTTATCATCTTGCCGAATTTAATATGGCAGTATCAAAATAATTTTCCGGTATTCTCTCATTTTAAAGAGCTTCAGGCAACGCAACTCGTCCACGTCAATCGGTGGAGCTTTGTCCGTTCTCAGTTTTTGTTTTTCTTCGGGACTTTTCCTGTTATAATTTTCGGTTTATATGCCTTGTTGAAATATCCCCCATTTAAACCTTATCGCCTATTCTTCTGGTCATTTTTTATTACCATTGGTATTTTCCTATTTTTAAGAGCCAAGGATTATTATGCGATAGGTATTTATCCCATTTATTTTGCCTTCGGAGCGGTTTATATTGCATCACTACTGGAAAACAAAACTGGTAAAATTCTTAAGCCTATCTTCATCGTTTTAACAGGCATCTTGTTTCTACCGATCTACAACATTGCCTTTCCCAATCGCAATCCATCGTACTTTGTAGAACATCCTGGAAAATACCGTAAATACGGCATGTTAACCTGGGAAGATGGTGAAGAACACCCACTTCCACAAGACTTTGCCGATATGTTAGGTTGGAAAGAACTTGCCCACAAAGTAGATAGCGTTTATCGTCAGATTCCCCAACCTCAAAATACACTCGTTCTTTGCGACAATTATGGACAGGCAGGTGCTATAAACTACTATTCCAAACTGGGGATTAGGGCTGTTTCTTTCAATGCCGATTATATCAATTGGTTTGATCTGAGTAAAAAATACCGCAATTTGATCCGGGTCAAGAACCGTTGGGAGCGTGAAACTGAACTAAAAACAACCAGTCCCTTCTTTACACAGTCAATGGTAGCAGACTCCATTACAAATAGCTATGCCCGGGAACATGGAACAATGATCTTCTCTTTTATCAACGCTAAAATTAATATCAATGAACGGGTTTCAAATGAAGTAGAATCAGAAAAAAAGGAAAAGAATCTTCCTTTATAA